The DNA sequence CGTGATCGATGCCTATTTCTCCGGATCAAAGATCAGGTGGATACTGGACAATGTAGAAGGTGCCCGTGCAAAGGCCGAGAAAGGCGAACTAGCATTTGGTACGGTAGATAGCTGGCTGGTATGGAAATTTACCCGCGGGCGTGTGCACATTACCGATGTCACCAATGCCTGCCGTACCATGCTTTTCAATATTCAAACTCAACAATGGGATGATGAACTGATTGCTTTATTGGGTGTGCCCAAAAGTATGTTACCCGAAGTAAAACAATCCAGTGAAATATATGGTGAAACAGCAACAACCATCTTCGCCTCCAAAGTTCCTATCGCAGGTATCGCGGGCGATCAGCATGCTGCGCTTTTTGGGCAGATGTGTATTGAAAAGGCCATGGTTAAAAACACTTACGGAACCGGATGTTTTATGCTGATGAATATCGGCGATCAGTTTATCGAATCAAAAAATAATCTTTTAACTACCATTGCCTGGAAAATTAACGGGAAAATACAATATGCTTTTGAGGGCAGTATATTCATTGGCGGGGCAGTAGTACAATGGCTGCGCGACGGATTGGGCATCATCAAATCATCTGCCGATGTAGAAAAATTGGCCTCTGCAGTTGAGGATACCCAGGGTGTATATTTTGTGCCTGCCTTTGCCGGTTTGGGTGCACCTTATTGGAAACCGGATGTTCGCGGGACTATTGTTGGCTTAAGCCGCGGAACTACTGCATCGCACATTGCCCGTGCAGCGTTAGAATCCATTGCGTACCAAACGATGGATGTACTCAAAGCGATGGAGGCTGATAGCGGGATGGAAATTAAAGAATTAAGGGTTGATGGTGGCGCTACGGCAAATGACCTGTTGATGCAGTTTCAGTCAAACCTGCTGAATTGTAAAGTGATCAGGCCAAATGTGGTTGAAACAACGGCCCTGGGTGCTGCATACCTGGCAGGTTTGGCGGTTGGATACTGGAAAAACGTGGAGGAAATACAACAGCTATGGAAATCAGAAAAGGAGTTTACGCCGGAGGCTGATCTTTCTGAGATTAAAAAAGGTATCAAAGGATGGAAAAAAGCTATTCATGCCGCTCAATCCTGGACCGATGAACTGCCTGAGGCTTAATTAATTTGATTATTCACCATTAATTTTAATTTCAATATGTCACCATTCATAGCTGAGTTGTTGGGCACCATGTTGCTTATACTTTTAGGCGATGGCGTAGTTGCCAACGTTGTTTTAAATGATACCAAAGGGAATAATAGCGGTTGGATAGTTATCACCACCGCCTGGGGACTGGCTGTTTTTGTAGGTGTGGTTGTAGCCGGGCCATATAGCGGGGCGCATTTAAATCCCGCGGTTACCATAGCCTTGGCCATTGCCGGTAAATTTGCCTGGGCCAGTGTGCCAATTTATATAGCTGCACAGCTTTTAGGGGCCTGTTTGGGCGCTTTTTTAGTGTGGTTGATGTACTACGACCATTTTCAACGCACCAATAATCCAGGCGGGATATTAGCTGTTTTTTGTACCGGGCCTGCAGTTCGTAATTACAAATCAAACATAGCTAGCGAGATCATCGGTGCATTTGTGCTACTCTTTACCATATTTTATATATCAGGCGCAGAGATCACCCCAAGTAAAACACCTGTTGGTTTAGGATCGGTGGGTGCCATTCCTGTGGCTTTACTGGTTTGGGTAATTGGCTTGTCACTCGGTGGTACCACGGGCTATGCCATTAATCCGGCCCGTGACCTGGGGCCACGCATTATGCATGCTATTTTACCCATCAAGAGCAAGGGTACCAGCGATTGGGCGTATGCCTGGATACCTGTGATAGGCCCTGTAATTGGTGCTGCGATAGCTGCCTTTTTATATACTAACCTGGGTCATTAACATATAAACCAATTATTATTTCTTTTTAAAACCAGAGTTTTATGAAAACGATTTATAAAGTTGGCCTTTTGGCCATACTTGGGCTATGCCTTTGTCTTCAAAGTAGGGCCCAGGACACCACAGCAAGGAAAAAAGACTCAATTGTTGTAAAAAAATATCGCCCGTTTGATGCTAATTTACAGGTAAGATCATTATATATATGGCGCGGATTTAAGGTGTCAAATGCTCCTATAACCGACGTAGATATGCATTATACCACCCGCGATGGCAGTTTTGCTGTGGGCTTTTGGGGCGGTGCGGGTTTTACGGGTGATTACAAAGAGTTTGACTACTACGTAAGCTATAAAGATAAAAAATCAGGCTTCAGCGCCTCGGTATGGGATATTAACAATTTTACCAATTATCCCAATGCCGATCTGTTTAACTATAATAAAGCAAGCACATCACACTTTATTGATGTTACTGTAGGCTATCAATTTAAAGATTCATTTCCGCTGAGTATCAATTGGAGCACCATTGTGCAGGGGCGGGATACCTATGTGAAAAGTAATGGTGATTTAGGCAATGCCTACTCTAATTATGTGATATTGGATTATAGACTGTGGAAAGAGGGAACCTCTGATCTGCACATTTTTGCAGCAGGTGCCTTCGCTTTTGGTCGTGATCAAAACTTTTACGGATCAAAACCTAATATTGTAAATACAGGTTTAACGTTTGATAAGGATCTGGTGCTTTTCAATTATCACCTGCCAATTTCC is a window from the Mucilaginibacter inviolabilis genome containing:
- a CDS encoding MIP/aquaporin family protein, producing MSPFIAELLGTMLLILLGDGVVANVVLNDTKGNNSGWIVITTAWGLAVFVGVVVAGPYSGAHLNPAVTIALAIAGKFAWASVPIYIAAQLLGACLGAFLVWLMYYDHFQRTNNPGGILAVFCTGPAVRNYKSNIASEIIGAFVLLFTIFYISGAEITPSKTPVGLGSVGAIPVALLVWVIGLSLGGTTGYAINPARDLGPRIMHAILPIKSKGTSDWAYAWIPVIGPVIGAAIAAFLYTNLGH
- the glpK gene encoding glycerol kinase GlpK produces the protein MEDYILALDQGTTSSRAIVFDHKGQIKSVAQKEFKQIFPQSGWVEHDPNEIWSTQASVAAEATVKMGINGTNLKAIGITNQRETTIVWDRNTGEPVYNAIVWQDRRTAAFCDQLKHDGHEDMIRSKTGLVIDAYFSGSKIRWILDNVEGARAKAEKGELAFGTVDSWLVWKFTRGRVHITDVTNACRTMLFNIQTQQWDDELIALLGVPKSMLPEVKQSSEIYGETATTIFASKVPIAGIAGDQHAALFGQMCIEKAMVKNTYGTGCFMLMNIGDQFIESKNNLLTTIAWKINGKIQYAFEGSIFIGGAVVQWLRDGLGIIKSSADVEKLASAVEDTQGVYFVPAFAGLGAPYWKPDVRGTIVGLSRGTTASHIARAALESIAYQTMDVLKAMEADSGMEIKELRVDGGATANDLLMQFQSNLLNCKVIRPNVVETTALGAAYLAGLAVGYWKNVEEIQQLWKSEKEFTPEADLSEIKKGIKGWKKAIHAAQSWTDELPEA